In a single window of the Diospyros lotus cultivar Yz01 chromosome 10, ASM1463336v1, whole genome shotgun sequence genome:
- the LOC127811458 gene encoding ABC transporter D family member 2, chloroplastic yields MLQCRANPLICPNEIRSPPPISTKKPPRSQLHSSSTYFQPPAMPSPGNSRRRRRRGSSSDKSTFFSLPSAAAVESPSPQPDDQRKGTDLQTLFRRFWKVAGPYWFSDDKVQARLELAAVFALTLGTTGISVGFNFLGRDFYNALANKDQEQFTKQLLYYLAGFAGGIPFFVLRDYAREILALRWRAWMTSYYIDRYLKNQTFYKIQSQSIIDNPDQRIVDDLSSFTGTALSFSLALFNAAVDLVSFSNILYGIYPPLFAVLLVYSIGGTAISVFLGKGLVTLNFLQEKKEADFRFGLVRIRENAESIAFYGGEENEMQLMLQRFRSAFENLTQLLVSSRNLEFFTNGYRYLIQILPAAVVAPMYFSGKIEFGVINQSVSAFNHILGDFSLIVYQFQAISAFSAVIDRLGEFDDVLDSSSSNPLSDPSDKIVLIYCNMQTSTSLQSNGSMILDNHQELLDIENLTIQTPSNKATLLRELSLKIYEKDHLLITGPSGSGKTSLLRAIAGLWSNGKGKIRFYTKDTKDPNVTALEDSTIHDAYGDFESSSCRSYRGVFFLPQRPYMVLGTLRQQLLYPIWTEDSVSLPENTKPAGMPPFFMQGLNSKDVCLKPQKPTTDDLLQVLEDVRLGYVLSRFNSLDSTCEWSSVLSLGEQQRLAFARLLLSKPSLVLLDESTSALDEANEAHLYQLIEAAGITYISIGHRRTLYKYHTKNLHISTLDPLSSHRNWHIESIKQEAEYNLSKQ; encoded by the exons ATGTTACAGTGTCGAGCAAACCCTCTCATTTGCCCCAACGAGATCCgttctcctcctcctatatccaCCAAAAAGCCGCCTAGATCTCAACTACACTCATCTAGTACCTACTTTCAGCCTCCCGCCATGCCATCTCCCGGCAatagccgccgccgccgccgtcgCGGGAGCAGCTCGGATAAGTCCACATTCTTTTCACTTCCTTCCGCGGCCGCCGTGGAGTCTCCTTCTCCGCAACCGGATGATCAG AGGAAGGGCACCGATCTCCAGACGCTTTTTAGGAGGTTTTGGAAGGTTGCTGGGCCGTATTGGTTTTCGGATGATAAGGTTCAAGCCAGATTGGAGTTGGCTGCTGTTTTTGCCCTTACACTTGGAACCACCGGCATTAGTGTCGGTTTTAATTTCCTTGGCCGCGACTTCTACAATGCTCTTGCTA ACAAAGACCAAGAACAGTTCACTAAGCAACTGCTGTACTACCTTGCTGGATTTGCTGGTGGAATCCCG TTCTTTGTGTTAAGAGACTATGCCAGAGAAATCCTTGCTTTAAGATGGAGAGCTTGGATGACAAGCTATTACATAGATCGCTATCTCAAAAATCAAACATTCTACAAAATACAGTCgcaatcaataattgataatCCAGACCAGCGGATTGTTGATGATCTAAGTTCCTTCACGGGGACGGCACTTTCATTCTCGTTGGCACTATTCAATGCTGCTGTTGATTTAGTGTCTTTTAGCAACATCCTATATGGTATATATCCACCATTGTTTGCTGTACTTCTTGTTTATTCAATTGGTGGAACAGCAATAAGTGTTTTCCTTGGGAAG GGATTAGTGACACTAAActttttgcaagaaaaaaagGAAGCTGATTTCCGTTTTGGGTTGGTACGCATTAGAGAAAATGCTGAATCAATTGCATTCTACGGTGGTGAGGAAAATGAGATGCAACTTATGCTGCAGCGCTTCAGAAGTGCTTTTGAAAATTTAACT CAATTGTTGGTGTCCTCTAGAAATCTGGAGTTCTTCACCAATGGCTACCGATATCTGATTCAGATTCTTCCTGCTGCAGTTGTTGCACCCATGTATTTCTCTGGAAAGATTGAATTCGGTGTCATAAATCAGTCTGTCTCTGCTTTTAATCATATTCTTGGGGATTTTTCTCTCATTGTATACCAATTTCAAGCAATCAGTGCCTTCTCAGCTGTCATTGACAGACTAG GTGAATTTGATGATGTTTTGGATAGCAGCAGCTCAAATCCTCTTTCTGATCCCTCGGATAAGATTGTTCTTATATACTGCAACATGCAAACTTCTACCTCCTTGCAGTCTAATGGATCTATGATTCTGGACAACCATCAAGAGTTGCTTGACATTGAGAACTTGACCATACAGACACCATCAAATAAAGCTACACTCTTGAGGGAATTGTCATTGAAGATATATGAGAAGGATCATCTGTTG ATAACAGGACCAAGTGGGAGTGGTAAAACTTCATTGCTGAGAGCTATTGCTGGTCTTTGGAGCAACGGAAAGGGAAAAATCAGGTTCTACACAAAAGATACAAAAGATCCCAATGTCACTGCTCTGGAAGATAGTACCATACATGATGCCTACGGGGATTTTGAAAGCTCCAGTTGTAGAAGTTATAGAGGTGTATTTTTCCTTCCACAAAGACCCTATATGGTTCTGGGAACGCTTCGTCAACAACTTCTTTATCCTATATGGACTGAAGATTCAGTTTCTTTGCCAGAAAACACTAAACCAGCTG GTATGCCACCTTTTTTCATGCAGGGACTGAACTCAAAAGATGTTTGTCTCAAGCCTCAAAAGCCCACTACTGATGATCTACTCCAAGTTTTGGAAGATGTTCGCCTTGGCTATGTACTATCTCGCTTTAATAGTCTGGATTCTACTTGTGAGTGGTCTAGTGTTCTTTCTCTTGGTGAACAGCAGCGCCTGGCTTTTGCACGTCTTTTGCTTTCAAAACCATCTTTGGTTCTATTGGATGAATCAACCAGTGCTTTAGATGAAGCTAATGAG GCCCATCTATACCAGCTGATTGAAGCAGCAGGGATAACATATATAAGCATCGGCCACAGAAGAACCCTCTACAAGTACCACACCAAGAACCTTCATATATCAACACTGGACCCTCTCAGTAGCCACCGCAATTGGCACATTGAGTCCATCAAACAAGAAGCCGAATACAATTTATCAAAGCAATAG
- the LOC127811459 gene encoding protein SOMBRERO, which translates to MMPGNGQLSVPPGFRFHPTDEELLYYYLRKKVSYEAIDLDVIREVDLNKLEPWDLKDKCRIGSGPQNEWYFFSHKDKKYPTGTRTNRATRAGFWKATGRDKAIHLSSTSKRIGMRKTLVFYTGRAPHGQKTDWIMHEYRLEDDDAQVQEDGWVVCRVFKKKIQTRGFQPEAAGEDHFADHTRAAAATAPPDPKHNLHTGAALYDCSFNGSMHLPQLLSTESAVHPSFLPPAMFHTMDVDCSQSLLRLTSSGYGGLLHHHHERFNGEWSFLDKLLASTSHQNNAAAAAQALDHVGSSSAHRFPFQYLGSETDVLKFASK; encoded by the exons atgATGCCAGGAAACGGGCAGCTTTCAGTCCCGCCAGGCTTCCGGTTCCATCCGACCGACGAGGAGTTGCTGTACTACTATCTGAGGAAGAAGGTTTCCTACGAAGCCATTGATCTCGATGTCATCCGAGAAGTCGATCTCAACAAGCTCGAGCCTTGGGATCTCAAAG ACAAGTGCAGAATCGGGTCTGGTCCTCAGAACGAGTGGTACTTCTTCAGCCACAAGGACAAGAAGTATCCTACGGGAACCCGGACTAACCGCGCCACCAGGGCCGGGTTCTGGAAGGCGACGGGGCGGGACAAGGCCATTCACCTCAGCTCCACCTCCAAGAGGATTGGCATGAGGAAAACCCTCGTCTTCTACACCGGCCGCGCCCCCCATGGCCAGAAAACCGATTGGATCATGCACGAGTATCGACTTGAAGACGACGACGCTCAAGTTCAG GAAGATGGCTGGGTGGTTTGCAGAGTGTTCAAGAAGAAGATCCAAACGAGGGGCTTCCAGCCAGAAGCCGCCGGAGAAGACCACTTCGCCGATCACACGAGGGCAGCAGCCGCCACAGCCCCGCCGGACCCCAAACACAACCTCCATACAGGCGCCGCTCTCTACGACTGCAGCTTCAACGGATCCATGCACCTGCCCCAACTACTCAGCACCGAATCCGCCGTCCACCCGTCTTTTCTGCCTCCGGCAATGTTCCACACCATGGACGTAGACTGTTCCCAGAGCCTGCTGCGACTGACGTCCTCCGGCTACGGCGGActcctccaccaccaccacgAGAGGTTTAACGGCGAGTGGTCATTCTTGGACAAGCTTCTGGCTTCTACTTCCCATCAGAATAACGCCGCAGCGGCGGCGCAAGCTCTTGATCACGTGGGTTCTTCGTCGGCCCATCGATTCCCGTTTCAGTATCTTGGTTCCGAGACGGACGTCCTCAAGTTCGCTTCCAAGTAG